ACGTTGAGCCACGGCATTAATCTCGGTTCCTGAAAAACAAAGGTCGTCTTAAAATCCTTCGTAAACTCAATTTCACCGGAATCCGCCGTTTCGAGCCGGCCGACAAGCCTTAAGAGCGTTGTTTTACCGCAGCCGCTTTTTCCGAGCAATACGGTTATTTTATTTTCCGGAATTTCCAAATTTATATCGTTGAGTACATCAATTTTTTTTGAATCGACAGTAAATGATTTTTTTATGTGCTTTAGATTAATTCCAGCCATTTTCCGCCTTTCCTTTCAGAACTTTGTTTAAGACAAGTCCGAAAATCTTGTCGGTAAGATAGCCTACCAACCCTATTACGACGATCCCTACTATCACTCTGTCCGTTCTGGACATTGTCTGTGAAAATAAAATCATGTGGCCGAGCCCTGTAGAGGCCGCAACCATTTCCGCGGCGATTATCGCCCTCCATGCGTAGCCGAGCCCGACTCTCATTCCCACTAAAATGTCGGAAATTGCATTCGGAAGAATAATTTTTGAAAAACATTCCAAGCGTGAATATCCGAAAGATTTTCCGACTTCTATCAATTTTTTGTCGCAACCGGTAAAGCCTTTAACGATATTCATATACATAGGAAAAAACGAAGCGAGAATTATTATTATTGTCTTGGTGGTTTCTCCGATTCCGCACCACAAAATAAGAAGAGGAATCATGCTGATCGGAGGAACGTTTTTAAAAAATTGAATTAAATATTCAAAAAAATTTTTTGAAAACGGAATTACCGAACTTATCATTCCTAAAACAAAGGCGATGATAAACGCCAGCAAAAATCCCCTTGCCACTCGCGAAAGGCTTATCCCGATGTCAACAAAAATATCTCCGGATTTTATCATTGCGATAAGGCTGTTAAAACATCTTTCGGGCGACGGCAGTATATAAGAGCTTATTATTCCCAATCTGCATACGACAGACCAAACAAGCACAACTGAAAAAACAGTGAGTATCGCAGGAATAAATTTCAACGAGCCGATTTTTCTTTTTTTCATAAAACGCCGTCCCCGTTATTGCAGCCGTTTTTGCAATAGAGCATTTCAATTAATGTATAGCCGGACACATCTTTCGATTTAAAAAAATTCCGTATTTTCGCGCTCCCGGTTATGCTTTTTGTCTTTACTTTAAGAGGAGAAAAAAAGCCCGGAGGGATCGGACTTTTGCGGAGAATCGTTTTTTGCAAACTACAGTCAAGTTTTTGAGCAAAATCATTCCACGTAACAAAAACCGTGTTTTGTAATTTTAAGGCGTTTCCGTATTCCGCTAAAGATTTACACGGCGTGGTTATAAATATCTTTCCTTTATCTCCATAGTTCCGTGATATTTCTTCGGCACAGTGAATCAAAATCGGCTCTATCGGAGGATATATGACATCCAAGTTCGGAAAAGAATTTTTTACTAATTGAACGGCAAAAGGGCAGCGCATATCCATTACGGTTTTATTTGCAGACGAAACCCTTTGTTTGTATTTGTCGATAACTTTTTTTATCCAGTCGGTTTTACACTCAACGATTTCAAAACCCTCAGCCGAAATAAATCTGTTTAATTCCTTCTCATCATACATATTTTTAGAAACGGGATTTATAAATACAAAGTTCATAAAGTTTATCTACGTTAACAGAGAGTAGCAAAAACTAATTACCTAGTCAATTACTTAGATTATAAAATTCTTTCAGTAAAACGCGGACGTTTTTTTAACCTATTCCCCTTTTCCGCGACGGTGCAGTTTAGACGCGACATAAAAATATAAAAAATCCGCACAAAAAAACTTCCGTTTTTTGACACTCTGCGACGATTTATACTGTGATGAAAACGGATACCAGTATACATGCGGCGGATCTTACCGCGTACGTCGATTTACACGCGGACGACATGCTCGAAGCGATTGTAAAGCAGGCGCGCTCCCTTTCCGCTCGTGAAATCGTTATCGGAAAAACGACCGTCGTTTTCAGAACGCATCGGACGTTTTATGAAAAAATGACGCTCGCGCCGGAATATACGAGAGCGCTCATGCGCCGCATAGCATCGCTTTCGCAAATTGACGGACGCATACGGCTTTACGGAAAATTCGTTCATTTCGGTGCGCATCCCGTTTTGCTATATGCCGCTGCCGTACAGGGCGGTATTGCGCTTCGCATACGCGGCTGTCCGCGCGCTCTGCCGCCGCCTGAAGGGCTCGGCTTGTGCGGTGCTCAGATAGAAGCGCTTCGAAAATTGAGTGCACAGCGAAACGGTCTCGTGATTTTCTGTTCGCCGGATGAGCGTCGTATTTCGACGGCTGCGATATCGATCTTTTCCGATATGCGGCGGACGGGAAAAGCGTCGCGCACAAAGCCTCCGTGCATACTGTACTTGCACGACGAAGAGAGCGTGCATACGGCGATCGAAACGGCGCGTGCGGATACCCTTGTCTTTGCACTCCTTGCCGCATCCGACGTCGCGTCCGCAGTTGCCGCGCTTAAAAAATATCGCGCGGCGTCCGGCGATATCG
This Treponema socranskii subsp. buccale DNA region includes the following protein-coding sequences:
- a CDS encoding ABC transporter permease produces the protein MKKRKIGSLKFIPAILTVFSVVLVWSVVCRLGIISSYILPSPERCFNSLIAMIKSGDIFVDIGISLSRVARGFLLAFIIAFVLGMISSVIPFSKNFFEYLIQFFKNVPPISMIPLLILWCGIGETTKTIIIILASFFPMYMNIVKGFTGCDKKLIEVGKSFGYSRLECFSKIILPNAISDILVGMRVGLGYAWRAIIAAEMVAASTGLGHMILFSQTMSRTDRVIVGIVVIGLVGYLTDKIFGLVLNKVLKGKAENGWN